From a single Anabas testudineus chromosome 5, fAnaTes1.2, whole genome shotgun sequence genomic region:
- the myl9b gene encoding myosin regulatory light polypeptide 9b, whose translation MSSKRAKGKTTKKRPQRATSNVFAMFDQSQIQEFKEAFNMIDQNRDGFIDKEDLHDMLASLGKNPSDEYLEGMMSEAPGPINFTMFLTMFGERLNGTDPEDVIRNAFACFDEEGSGVIHEDHLRELLTTMGDRFTDEEVDELFREAPIDKKGNFNYAEFTRILKHGAKDKDDE comes from the exons ATGTCAAGCAAGCGTGCCAAGGGAAAGACCACCAAGAAGCGCCCTCAAAGGGCCACCTCCAACGTGTTCGCCATGTTCGACCAGTCTCAGATCCAGGAGTTCAAAGAGGCCTTCAACATGATCGACCAGAACAGAGATGGTTTCATCGACAAGGAGGATCTTCATGACATGCTGGCCTCTCTGG GGAAGAACCCTTCGGATGAATACCTGGAGGGGATGATGAGTGAAGCACCGGGGCCCATCAACTTCACCATGTTCCTCACCATGTTTGGAGAAAGGCTCAATGGGACAGATCCCGAGGACGTCATCCGCAACGCCTTTGCCTGCTTTGATGAGGAGGGATCTG GCGTGATCCATGAGGACCATCTGCGAGAGCTGCTGACCACCATGGGCGACCGTTTCACAGACGAAGAGGTGGACGAGCTGTTCCGTGAGGCGCCCATAGACAAGAAGGGCAACTTTAACTACGCAGAGTTCACCCGCATCCTCAAACACGGCGCCAAAGACAAGGACGATGAGTAG